The Methanoregula boonei 6A8 genome has a window encoding:
- a CDS encoding dihydroorotate dehydrogenase electron transfer subunit, translating to MDEQLPVQVTLTEIKTETPSVKTFFFDRTFAFEPGQFVMVWVPGVDEVPMALSSPNSVTVQKAGDATGAMFDLRVGMGLGIRGPYGKGFTRGEKMLAIGGGVGAAPLLPLARSDCVMTLLLGARTEKELLFVDQLDESTDVIIATDDGSLGQHGYVTDLFKEINPAVYDRIAVCGPEPMMRAVLAAVDTIGFAAKTEFSLHRYMKCGVGICGSCCIDHEGLRVCRDGPVFSGEQLKKSEFGHYTRDASGRKKKI from the coding sequence GACGTTCTTTTTCGATCGCACATTTGCGTTTGAGCCGGGCCAGTTCGTTATGGTCTGGGTCCCGGGGGTAGACGAGGTTCCCATGGCGCTCTCCTCGCCAAACAGTGTCACGGTCCAGAAAGCCGGCGATGCAACCGGCGCCATGTTTGATCTCCGCGTGGGGATGGGACTGGGAATACGCGGCCCCTATGGGAAGGGTTTTACCCGGGGCGAGAAGATGCTTGCAATTGGCGGGGGTGTGGGAGCAGCACCGCTTCTCCCGCTCGCCCGGTCGGACTGTGTGATGACCCTGCTCCTTGGTGCACGGACCGAAAAGGAACTCCTCTTTGTCGACCAGCTGGACGAGAGCACCGATGTTATTATTGCAACTGATGACGGATCCCTTGGGCAGCACGGGTACGTCACCGATCTCTTCAAAGAAATCAACCCTGCAGTGTACGACAGGATTGCGGTCTGCGGGCCGGAGCCGATGATGCGTGCGGTGCTTGCTGCTGTCGATACTATCGGGTTTGCCGCTAAAACGGAATTTTCTCTTCACCGGTACATGAAATGTGGTGTGGGCATCTGCGGTTCCTGCTGCATCGATCACGAGGGCCTGCGTGTCTGCCGGGACGGCCCGGTCTTCTCTGGCGAACAACTCAAAAAGAGTGAATTCGGGCATTACACCCGGGATGCAAGCGGCAGGAAGAAAAAGATCTGA